The Longimicrobium sp. genome has a segment encoding these proteins:
- a CDS encoding MBL fold metallo-hydrolase: protein MAVLHLLGTGAAMSDASRTTTMLAFEHRGHTLVVDCGGDVVQRLLASGVDLDSIEAMIVTHEHADHVGGFPLFMEKIWLAGRRRPIPVYGIDEALAQARRAWESFDTREWKGVPEIEWHRVKHEPGATVIRNERWHVTASPGIHPVPVVGIRVEAAGGGVAAYSCDTAPSREITEMAKGADILVHEAQKQPVPGVHCTYEQAAQVAFEAGARRLILVHLPPGVNEGDLAAARGVFAHTELGLDGGRHEF, encoded by the coding sequence ATGGCCGTGCTGCACCTGCTGGGCACCGGCGCCGCCATGAGCGACGCCTCGCGCACCACCACCATGCTGGCTTTCGAGCACCGGGGCCACACGCTGGTGGTGGACTGCGGCGGCGACGTGGTGCAGCGGCTGCTGGCGAGCGGGGTGGACCTCGACTCGATCGAGGCGATGATCGTCACCCACGAGCACGCCGACCACGTGGGCGGCTTTCCGCTGTTCATGGAGAAGATCTGGCTGGCCGGCCGCCGCCGCCCCATCCCTGTGTACGGCATCGACGAGGCGCTCGCCCAGGCGCGGCGCGCGTGGGAGAGCTTCGACACCAGGGAGTGGAAGGGCGTGCCGGAGATCGAGTGGCACCGGGTGAAGCACGAGCCGGGCGCGACGGTGATCCGCAACGAGCGCTGGCACGTGACCGCCTCGCCGGGGATCCACCCCGTTCCCGTGGTGGGGATCCGCGTGGAAGCGGCCGGCGGCGGCGTGGCCGCCTACTCGTGCGACACCGCGCCGTCACGGGAGATCACGGAGATGGCGAAGGGCGCCGACATCCTGGTCCACGAGGCGCAGAAGCAGCCCGTCCCCGGCGTGCACTGCACCTACGAGCAGGCCGCGCAGGTGGCGTTCGAGGCGGGTGCGCGCCGCCTCATCCTCGTCCATCTCCCCCCCGGCGTGAACGAGGGAGACCTCGCCGCCGCGCGCGGCGTGTTCGCGCACACGGAGCTCGGGTTGGACGGAGGGCGGCATGAGTTCTGA
- a CDS encoding M15 family metallopeptidase, with product MSSELARIPAAAAMALAIAGCAAAQTARAGECTLPPGDELVNVRRVDRTIRTEVRYATEDNFTGRVLPGYEHPRAMLRPSAAAALGRVQARLRAQGLGLKVFDAYRPIRATQAMVEWAQRSGNQWVLDQGYVARYSGHNRGNTVDLTLVDLGTGRELAMGTPFDTFSEAAHTANATGEVMENRMRLKRAMEAEGFQNYDKEWWHYRMSGDPPALDVPLRCFP from the coding sequence ATGAGTTCTGAGCTCGCCCGCATCCCCGCCGCCGCGGCGATGGCGCTGGCGATCGCGGGGTGCGCCGCCGCGCAGACCGCCCGCGCCGGCGAGTGCACCCTGCCTCCCGGCGACGAGCTGGTGAACGTGCGCCGCGTGGACCGCACCATCCGCACCGAGGTGCGCTACGCGACGGAAGACAACTTCACCGGCCGCGTCCTCCCCGGCTACGAGCACCCCCGCGCGATGCTGCGCCCCTCCGCCGCCGCGGCGCTGGGACGCGTGCAGGCGCGGCTGCGCGCGCAGGGGCTGGGATTGAAGGTGTTCGACGCCTACCGCCCCATCCGCGCCACGCAGGCGATGGTGGAGTGGGCGCAGCGCAGCGGCAACCAGTGGGTGCTGGACCAGGGCTACGTGGCCCGCTACAGCGGCCACAACCGCGGCAACACGGTGGACCTGACGCTGGTGGACCTCGGCACCGGCCGCGAGCTGGCGATGGGGACGCCGTTCGACACCTTCTCCGAGGCCGCGCACACGGCCAACGCCACGGGCGAGGTGATGGAGAACCGGATGCGGCTGAAGCGCGCGATGGAGGCGGAGGGCTTCCAGAACTACGACAAGGAGTGGTGGCACTACCGGATGTCCGGCGATCCGCCGGCGCTGGACGTGCCGCTGCGCTGCTTCCCCTGA
- a CDS encoding PAS domain S-box protein translates to MSAPLADSALDPQLAALVERHFGAADALPEPLRAFLADLNESFHDAASDRALLAAHESAQAALRESDRQFRELAEAVAAATFIFRGSRFLYVNAAATELTGYSREELLAADFWMVVHPDHRDLVRDRGLARQRGEDVPGRYEFKIVHKSGEVRWVDYTTGTVTYAGEPAGLGTCFDITGRKRAEEALQRQALTFDSMYDAVIISDLEGRITDWNPAAERIYGWTRDEALGRTALELWMSPDEGPGLNRRILQALEAEGRWQGEVRFVRNDGSRGWSETLVVPLRDAQGQRIGALGVNRDITARRRAEEALRTSEERFRLMLTGSQQLFFYVHDTEGVYEYLSPSVRDVLGYAPEELMGRPYAVLHTGHELDAIVDAQTRHTLESGTPNTYLVFSLHRDGRRIALELVETAVRRGGRLRGVQGFARNVTERIRAEEALRESEERYRSLFEESRDAVYMSTVEGRLLSANQAMLEMFGIPRDAVESFHMEDLYFDASDRLRFRDEIYRTGYVRDYELRLRRSDGEPIHCLVSSTVRRGADGRPVGFQGIIHDITERKRVEDQLAYGALHDALTGLPNRALFVDRLGQALERVRRGGEHPFAVLFLDLDRFKVVNDSLGHGVGDQMLVAIAERLEGVMRPGDTVARFGGDEFTVLLGEVASPIEATHMAERVLDVLAAPFALARHEVFTSASVGIAVSTGGADQADEVLRNADAALSRAKALGKNRYEVFDRAMHAEAIERLQMETDLRRAMERGEFSLHFQPVVRLEDGRIAGFEALLRWRHPERGWVSPSVFVPVAEEMGLIHSLGRWVIEEACSQAQRWGEAFPGRPLRVSVNLSAAQFTQLELADHVERSIRECGIAPGVLHFEITESVILQHAEPGQSILARLRDLGVLLCMDDFGTGYSSLGYLHRFPIDELKIDRSFVSGMEFDRRNAQLVQAIVALARNLGVVVVAEGVETNEQLQLLRALDCDYAQGFLFSVPVPADEADALLAEDPRW, encoded by the coding sequence ATGTCCGCACCTCTCGCCGACTCCGCGCTCGATCCGCAGCTCGCCGCACTGGTCGAGCGGCACTTCGGCGCGGCCGACGCGCTTCCCGAGCCGCTGCGGGCATTCCTCGCGGACCTGAACGAATCCTTCCACGACGCCGCCTCGGACCGTGCGCTGCTGGCGGCGCACGAGAGCGCGCAGGCCGCGCTGCGCGAGAGCGACCGCCAGTTCCGCGAGCTGGCCGAGGCCGTGGCCGCGGCCACCTTCATCTTCCGCGGCTCCCGCTTCCTGTACGTGAACGCCGCCGCCACCGAGCTCACCGGCTACTCGCGCGAGGAGCTGCTGGCAGCCGACTTCTGGATGGTGGTGCACCCCGACCACCGCGACCTGGTGCGCGACCGCGGCCTGGCCCGGCAGCGCGGCGAGGACGTGCCCGGGCGCTACGAGTTCAAGATCGTGCACAAGTCGGGCGAGGTGCGCTGGGTGGACTACACCACCGGCACCGTGACCTACGCGGGAGAGCCGGCGGGGCTGGGCACCTGCTTCGACATCACGGGGCGCAAGCGGGCCGAGGAGGCGCTGCAGCGGCAGGCGCTGACCTTCGACAGCATGTACGACGCGGTGATCATCAGCGACCTGGAGGGGCGGATCACCGACTGGAACCCGGCCGCCGAGCGTATCTACGGCTGGACGCGCGACGAGGCGCTGGGACGCACCGCGCTGGAGCTGTGGATGAGCCCCGACGAGGGGCCGGGGCTGAACCGGCGCATCCTGCAGGCGCTGGAGGCCGAGGGGCGGTGGCAGGGCGAGGTGCGCTTCGTCCGCAACGACGGCTCGCGCGGATGGTCGGAAACGCTGGTGGTGCCGTTGCGCGACGCGCAGGGGCAGCGGATCGGCGCGCTGGGGGTGAACCGCGACATCACCGCGCGCCGGCGGGCCGAGGAGGCGCTGCGCACCAGCGAGGAGCGCTTCCGGCTGATGCTGACCGGCTCGCAGCAGCTCTTCTTCTACGTGCACGACACCGAGGGCGTGTACGAGTACCTGAGCCCCTCGGTGCGCGACGTGCTGGGCTACGCCCCCGAGGAGCTGATGGGGCGGCCCTACGCCGTCCTGCACACCGGCCACGAGCTCGACGCCATCGTCGACGCGCAGACGCGGCACACGCTGGAAAGCGGAACCCCCAACACCTACCTGGTGTTCTCGCTCCACCGCGACGGGCGGCGGATCGCGCTGGAGCTGGTGGAGACCGCGGTGCGGCGCGGCGGGCGCCTGCGCGGGGTGCAGGGGTTCGCGCGCAACGTCACGGAGCGCATCCGCGCCGAGGAGGCGCTGCGCGAGAGCGAGGAGCGCTACCGCTCGCTCTTCGAGGAGAGCCGCGACGCCGTGTACATGAGCACGGTGGAGGGCCGCCTCCTCTCCGCCAACCAGGCCATGCTGGAGATGTTCGGCATCCCCCGCGACGCGGTGGAGTCGTTCCACATGGAGGACCTGTACTTCGACGCCAGCGACCGGCTGCGCTTCCGCGACGAGATCTACCGCACCGGCTACGTGCGCGACTACGAGCTGCGGCTGCGCAGGAGCGACGGCGAGCCCATCCACTGCCTGGTCTCGTCCACCGTGCGCCGCGGCGCCGACGGCCGGCCGGTGGGCTTCCAGGGGATCATCCACGACATCACCGAGCGCAAGCGGGTGGAAGACCAGCTGGCCTACGGCGCGCTGCACGACGCGCTGACCGGCCTGCCCAACCGCGCGCTCTTCGTCGACCGCCTGGGGCAGGCGCTGGAGCGCGTGCGCCGCGGCGGCGAGCACCCCTTCGCCGTGCTCTTCCTGGACCTCGACCGCTTCAAGGTGGTGAACGATTCGCTGGGCCACGGCGTGGGCGACCAGATGCTGGTGGCCATCGCCGAGCGGCTGGAGGGGGTGATGCGCCCCGGCGACACGGTGGCGCGCTTCGGCGGCGACGAGTTCACCGTGCTGCTGGGCGAGGTGGCCAGCCCGATCGAGGCCACGCACATGGCCGAGCGGGTGCTCGACGTGCTGGCGGCGCCCTTCGCCCTGGCGCGCCACGAGGTGTTCACCTCGGCCAGCGTGGGGATCGCGGTGAGCACCGGCGGCGCCGACCAGGCCGACGAGGTGCTGCGCAACGCCGACGCCGCGCTCAGCCGCGCCAAGGCGCTGGGGAAGAACCGCTACGAGGTGTTCGACCGCGCCATGCACGCCGAGGCCATCGAGCGGCTGCAGATGGAGACGGACCTGCGCCGGGCGATGGAGCGGGGCGAGTTCTCGCTCCACTTCCAGCCCGTGGTGCGGCTGGAGGACGGGCGGATCGCGGGGTTCGAGGCGCTGCTGCGCTGGCGGCACCCCGAGCGGGGATGGGTGTCGCCCAGCGTGTTCGTGCCCGTGGCCGAGGAGATGGGGCTGATCCACTCGCTGGGCCGCTGGGTGATCGAGGAGGCGTGCAGCCAGGCGCAGCGCTGGGGCGAGGCGTTCCCCGGGCGGCCGCTGCGGGTGTCGGTGAACCTGTCGGCCGCGCAGTTCACGCAGCTGGAGCTGGCCGACCACGTGGAGCGCTCCATCCGCGAGTGCGGGATCGCGCCCGGGGTGCTGCACTTCGAGATCACCGAGAGCGTGATCCTGCAGCACGCCGAGCCGGGGCAGTCGATCCTGGCCCGCCTGCGCGACCTGGGCGTGCTGCTGTGCATGGACGACTTCGGCACCGGCTACTCGTCGCTCGGCTACCTGCACCGCTTTCCCATCGACGAGCTGAAGATCGACCGCAGCTTCGTGAGCGGGATGGAGTTCGACCGGCGCAACGCGCAGCTGGTGCAGGCGATCGTGGCGCTGGCGCGGAACCTGGGCGTGGTGGTCGTGGCGGAGGGGGTGGAGACGAACGAGCAGTTGCAGCTGCTGCGCGCGCTGGACTGCGACTACGCGCAGGGCTTCCTCTTCTCCGTCCCCGTCCCCGCCGACGAGGCGGACGCGCTGCTCGCGGAAGATCCGAGGTGGTGA
- a CDS encoding EAL domain-containing protein encodes MSAHGPHLAEVVTEGVLESAAIGIAACDRELRWVVWNAAMEALTGLSAADVLGEPAAEVGAALAGDAPASLLDAVLQGGTAEVADVAAAGRAAGRRVAVRWSPQPGPDGEIAGAVAVAHDVTELRRAEDQTLRLAAIPREAPSPVLECDREGNVIYANPATRHVLAEVGTPLEDGFLPRNHRGLCAAALAGGQPIRTVEVDVDDRVFSWTYHPHVEMGVVHLFADDITARRAVEEQLRHDALHDALTGLPNRHLFMERLARAVLQEKRREGYLFAVLFLDLDRFKVVNDSLGHAVGDELLVAVAGRLKNVLRETDTVSRFGGDEFAVLLDDLGAVEDALRAADRIQAALAAPVSLSGYEVFTSASIGVALSSTAYGRPDHLMRNADMAMYRAKAAGTGRHELFDRAMHALALTRLQMETDLRKGIERGEFSLHYQPIVSLRTGRIVGVEALLRWRHPERGWIAPMDFIPPAEETGLILQIGRRVIGDACRQLHEWQARSPAAAGLSVSVNLSVRQFSQSDLVDQVREAIAESGIEPHLLRLEVTESVVVDNVDAAAATLARLKALGARVYLDDFGTGYSSLSSLHRLPIDALKVDRSFVARIGGEGGEPMVRTVATIARTLDLAVIAEGIETPAQLALVRALGCEYGQGFLFSPALEPDALLQLVAAEPRW; translated from the coding sequence GTGAGCGCGCACGGCCCGCACCTGGCGGAGGTGGTGACCGAGGGCGTGCTGGAGAGCGCGGCCATCGGCATCGCTGCGTGCGACCGCGAGCTGCGCTGGGTGGTGTGGAACGCGGCGATGGAGGCGCTGACCGGCCTGTCCGCCGCGGACGTGCTGGGCGAGCCGGCCGCGGAGGTGGGCGCCGCGCTGGCGGGCGACGCGCCGGCCTCGCTGCTCGACGCGGTGCTGCAGGGTGGGACCGCCGAGGTGGCCGACGTGGCCGCGGCGGGGCGGGCGGCGGGACGCCGCGTGGCCGTGCGCTGGTCGCCGCAGCCGGGGCCTGACGGCGAGATCGCGGGCGCCGTCGCCGTGGCGCACGACGTCACCGAGCTGCGGCGCGCGGAGGACCAGACGCTGCGCCTGGCCGCCATCCCCCGCGAGGCGCCCAGCCCGGTGCTGGAGTGCGACCGCGAGGGCAACGTCATCTACGCCAACCCCGCCACCCGCCACGTGCTGGCCGAGGTGGGCACGCCGCTCGAGGACGGCTTCCTCCCGCGCAACCACCGCGGCCTGTGCGCCGCCGCGCTGGCCGGCGGGCAGCCCATCCGCACGGTGGAGGTGGACGTCGACGACCGTGTGTTCTCGTGGACCTACCATCCCCACGTGGAGATGGGCGTGGTCCACCTCTTCGCCGACGACATCACCGCGCGGCGGGCGGTGGAGGAGCAGCTGCGCCACGACGCGCTGCACGACGCGCTGACCGGCCTTCCCAACCGCCACCTCTTCATGGAGCGGCTGGCGCGCGCCGTCCTGCAGGAGAAGCGGCGCGAGGGCTACCTCTTTGCCGTGCTCTTCCTGGACCTGGACCGCTTCAAGGTGGTGAACGACTCGCTGGGCCACGCCGTGGGCGACGAGCTGCTGGTGGCCGTGGCGGGACGCCTGAAGAACGTGCTGCGGGAGACGGACACCGTCTCGCGCTTCGGCGGCGACGAGTTCGCGGTGCTGCTGGACGACCTGGGCGCGGTGGAGGACGCGCTGCGGGCGGCCGACCGCATCCAGGCGGCGCTGGCCGCGCCGGTCTCGCTCAGCGGCTACGAGGTGTTCACCTCCGCCAGCATCGGCGTGGCGCTGAGCTCCACCGCGTACGGGCGGCCGGACCACCTGATGCGCAACGCCGACATGGCCATGTACCGCGCCAAGGCGGCGGGAACGGGGCGGCACGAGCTGTTCGATCGGGCGATGCACGCGCTGGCGCTCACCCGGCTGCAGATGGAGACGGACCTGCGCAAGGGGATCGAGCGCGGCGAGTTCTCCCTCCACTACCAGCCGATCGTCTCGCTGCGCACCGGGCGGATCGTGGGGGTGGAGGCGCTGCTGCGCTGGCGGCACCCCGAGCGCGGCTGGATCGCCCCGATGGACTTCATCCCCCCCGCCGAGGAGACGGGGCTGATCCTGCAGATCGGCCGGCGGGTGATCGGCGACGCCTGCCGGCAGCTGCACGAGTGGCAGGCGCGCTCGCCGGCGGCCGCGGGGCTCAGCGTGAGCGTGAACCTGTCCGTGCGCCAGTTCTCGCAGTCCGACCTGGTCGACCAGGTGCGCGAGGCCATCGCGGAGAGCGGGATCGAGCCGCACCTGCTGCGGCTGGAGGTGACCGAGAGCGTGGTGGTCGACAACGTCGACGCCGCGGCGGCCACGCTGGCGCGGCTGAAGGCGCTGGGCGCGCGCGTGTACCTCGACGACTTCGGCACCGGCTACTCCAGCCTCTCCTCGCTCCACCGCCTGCCGATCGACGCGCTGAAGGTGGACCGCTCGTTCGTGGCCCGCATCGGCGGCGAGGGGGGCGAGCCGATGGTGCGCACTGTGGCCACCATCGCCCGCACCCTCGACCTGGCGGTGATCGCGGAGGGGATCGAGACGCCCGCGCAGCTGGCCCTGGTCCGCGCGCTGGGGTGCGAGTACGGGCAGGGCTTCCTCTTCTCCCCCGCGCTGGAGCCGGACGCGCTCCTCCAGCTCGTGGCCGCCGAGCCGCGCTGGTAG
- a CDS encoding HAMP domain-containing sensor histidine kinase encodes MDFGGRSNQYDDEAGYRGLQLRERMEALGQVSAELMHDLAMGLSAIEARARLAAAEARAGHAVTGDLEQVVDASADLNLMVRDTLDVVQGRAISPEVRFDVASVVEGAVGRFFRGSRGVEVRLRTELPGTVEVEGRASFLFRSVMNLLSNAMRHCRSEVQVGVSVEDPRRMDEDAEAVVCIDIEDDGAGLDLARAATVFEPAPFGDPEGVGMGLSAVAWMVAQLGGWVRHRPGDELGGACFEIRLPVADHATSTG; translated from the coding sequence ATGGATTTCGGCGGCCGTTCCAACCAGTACGACGACGAGGCGGGCTACCGCGGCCTGCAGCTGCGCGAGCGCATGGAGGCGCTCGGGCAGGTGTCGGCCGAGCTGATGCACGACCTGGCGATGGGGCTCAGCGCCATCGAGGCGCGCGCGCGCCTGGCCGCGGCCGAGGCGCGCGCCGGGCACGCCGTCACCGGCGACCTGGAGCAGGTGGTCGACGCCAGCGCCGACCTGAACCTGATGGTGCGCGACACGCTGGACGTGGTGCAGGGGCGCGCCATCTCGCCCGAGGTGCGCTTCGACGTGGCCAGCGTGGTGGAGGGTGCGGTGGGACGCTTCTTCCGCGGCTCGCGCGGGGTGGAGGTGCGGCTGCGCACCGAGCTTCCCGGCACGGTGGAGGTGGAGGGGCGCGCGTCGTTCCTCTTCCGCTCGGTCATGAACCTGCTGTCCAACGCCATGCGCCACTGCCGCAGCGAGGTGCAGGTGGGCGTGAGCGTCGAGGATCCGCGCCGGATGGACGAGGACGCCGAGGCGGTGGTCTGCATCGACATCGAGGACGACGGCGCGGGGCTGGACCTGGCGCGCGCCGCCACCGTCTTCGAGCCCGCCCCCTTCGGCGACCCCGAGGGCGTGGGGATGGGGCTCTCGGCGGTGGCGTGGATGGTGGCGCAGCTGGGCGGCTGGGTGCGGCACCGCCCCGGCGACGAGCTGGGCGGCGCCTGCTTCGAGATCCGCCTGCCCGTGGCCGACCACGCCACGAGCACGGGCTGA
- a CDS encoding sigma-54 dependent transcriptional regulator has protein sequence MAERSGGILLIGGDAATAAAVRSAARDAGVVARVAASLTDGLRALGEHGWGATLLSVETAGEDPELIRRIADEANAGALVLVAAVPSLRLAMEAPRLGAAELLAEPVRAEDVLRILGAAGPTGEGVPLPELDGDGDELVGSSPELLEVFKTVGRIGPSPATVLVTGESGTGKELVARAIHAVSPRATRPFVAVNCAAIPEDLLESELFGHERGAFTGAVARKIGRFERAHGGTLFLDEIGDMSLVLQAKILRALQEREIERVGGEERIALDVRVVAATHRDLAALIASGDFREDLFYRLAVVRLHLPPLRERRGDMRALALHYAARFARAYARPLRAVAEDALARLETHPWPGNVRELRNVIERAVLLATGDVLLPEHLELDARAGAEPAASTGPTLPGWNAEMTMAQVEALHIREVLDRVGGHFGKAADILQMHRNTVSRKAMEYGIIPRE, from the coding sequence ATGGCGGAGCGGAGCGGCGGGATCCTGCTGATCGGCGGCGACGCAGCGACGGCCGCGGCGGTCCGCTCCGCCGCGCGCGACGCTGGCGTGGTGGCGCGCGTCGCCGCGTCGCTGACGGACGGGCTGCGCGCCCTGGGCGAGCACGGGTGGGGCGCGACGCTGCTGTCGGTGGAGACGGCGGGAGAGGACCCGGAGCTCATCCGCCGCATCGCCGACGAGGCGAACGCGGGCGCGCTGGTGCTCGTCGCCGCCGTGCCGTCGCTGCGCCTGGCGATGGAGGCGCCGCGCCTGGGCGCCGCCGAGCTGCTGGCCGAGCCCGTCCGCGCGGAGGACGTGCTCCGCATCCTCGGCGCGGCGGGGCCGACCGGCGAAGGGGTGCCACTCCCGGAGCTCGATGGAGATGGGGACGAGCTGGTGGGCTCATCCCCCGAGCTGCTGGAGGTGTTCAAGACGGTAGGGCGGATCGGCCCGAGCCCCGCGACGGTGCTGGTGACGGGCGAGTCGGGGACGGGGAAGGAGCTGGTCGCGCGCGCGATCCACGCCGTCAGCCCGCGCGCGACGCGGCCGTTCGTGGCGGTGAACTGCGCGGCGATTCCCGAAGACCTGCTGGAGAGCGAGCTGTTCGGCCACGAGCGCGGCGCGTTCACCGGCGCGGTGGCGCGCAAGATCGGCCGCTTCGAGCGCGCGCACGGCGGCACGCTGTTCCTGGACGAGATCGGCGACATGAGCCTGGTCCTGCAGGCCAAGATCCTCCGCGCGCTGCAGGAGCGGGAGATCGAGCGCGTGGGCGGCGAGGAGCGCATCGCGCTGGACGTGCGCGTCGTTGCGGCCACGCACCGCGACCTGGCGGCGCTGATCGCGTCGGGCGACTTCCGCGAGGACCTGTTCTACCGCCTGGCCGTGGTGCGCCTCCACCTCCCGCCGCTCCGCGAGCGCCGCGGCGACATGCGCGCGCTGGCGCTGCACTACGCCGCCCGGTTCGCGCGCGCGTACGCTCGCCCGCTGCGCGCCGTCGCCGAGGATGCGCTGGCGCGGCTTGAGACGCACCCGTGGCCCGGCAACGTGCGCGAGCTGCGCAACGTGATCGAGCGCGCGGTGCTGCTGGCGACGGGCGACGTGCTCCTCCCCGAGCACCTGGAGCTGGACGCCCGCGCCGGCGCCGAGCCGGCGGCGTCCACCGGACCGACGCTGCCGGGATGGAACGCGGAGATGACGATGGCGCAGGTGGAGGCGCTGCACATCCGCGAGGTGCTGGACCGCGTCGGCGGCCACTTCGGCAAAGCCGCCGACATCCTGCAGATGCACCGCAACACCGTGTCGCGCAAAGCGATGGAGTACGGCATCATCCCGCGGGAGTAG
- a CDS encoding tetratricopeptide repeat protein, translating into MTTRPLKVDHALKALPEVDDLGGLREALIGASREDRGRAWAASEAYATVDARIADTAALDARIAAIADEARSRVETVMRHSLAALRALEAGDEAAASRALVAAGEVEEDAGRLDAAEACYRQAAALGRRPRDRSAEGLAVRRLGRIARERGDLDAALRHYLASYEIAVAQRDTEGAVVACQGTGNVYGDQGLWEKAREWYERGVSLLSEEIPTRPLWQLYSNLAVVARRTGDLGASEAWLDRAEAIVGQLDDAAGRLPIENGRARLLVERGDYAAAAAAYRRSLEAQGSPSLRGAVLSNLADCLLLAGDLRGAVAAARELERLAMVHRLTPLLPHAYRTLGAAARARRDEEGFVFYEQALDLCRAPGSPPFELAQTQHEYALFEAAMGHPESAVARLDEALAIYRRLGTRPEMEKAEREKVEIQAQLSGVQRVEDTVEITSEDGGR; encoded by the coding sequence GTGACCACGCGCCCGCTGAAAGTCGACCACGCGCTCAAGGCCCTCCCCGAGGTCGACGACCTGGGCGGGCTGCGCGAGGCGCTGATCGGCGCGTCGCGCGAGGACCGCGGGCGGGCGTGGGCGGCGTCGGAGGCATACGCCACCGTCGACGCGCGCATCGCCGACACGGCGGCGCTCGACGCGCGCATCGCCGCCATCGCGGACGAGGCGCGATCGCGGGTGGAGACGGTGATGCGGCACTCGCTGGCCGCCCTGCGCGCGCTCGAGGCGGGCGACGAGGCCGCGGCGTCGCGCGCGCTGGTGGCCGCGGGCGAGGTGGAGGAAGACGCGGGACGGCTGGACGCCGCCGAGGCGTGCTACCGACAGGCTGCCGCGCTCGGCCGGCGCCCGCGCGACCGCAGCGCCGAGGGGCTGGCGGTGCGGCGTCTCGGCCGCATCGCCCGCGAGCGCGGCGACCTGGATGCGGCGCTGCGGCACTATCTCGCCAGCTACGAGATCGCCGTGGCGCAGCGCGACACGGAGGGCGCGGTCGTTGCCTGCCAGGGCACGGGCAACGTGTACGGCGACCAGGGGCTGTGGGAGAAGGCGCGCGAATGGTACGAGCGCGGCGTCTCACTGCTCAGCGAGGAGATCCCGACGCGGCCGCTCTGGCAGCTGTACAGCAACCTGGCCGTGGTCGCGCGGCGCACGGGCGACCTGGGCGCGAGCGAGGCGTGGCTGGACCGCGCGGAAGCCATCGTCGGCCAGTTGGACGACGCGGCGGGGCGGCTGCCGATCGAGAACGGGCGCGCGCGCCTGCTGGTGGAGCGCGGCGACTACGCGGCGGCAGCGGCGGCGTATCGCCGATCCCTCGAGGCGCAGGGATCGCCGTCGCTGCGCGGCGCGGTGCTTTCGAACCTGGCCGACTGCCTGCTGCTGGCGGGCGACCTTCGCGGCGCCGTGGCCGCGGCGCGCGAGCTGGAGCGGCTTGCGATGGTGCATCGACTCACGCCGCTGCTGCCGCACGCGTACCGCACCCTCGGCGCCGCCGCACGCGCGCGCCGCGACGAGGAGGGATTCGTGTTCTACGAGCAGGCGCTCGACCTCTGCCGGGCGCCCGGATCGCCCCCTTTCGAGCTGGCGCAGACCCAGCATGAGTACGCGCTGTTCGAGGCGGCGATGGGCCATCCGGAGAGCGCCGTCGCGCGGCTCGACGAGGCGCTCGCCATCTACCGCCGCCTGGGAACGCGGCCGGAGATGGAGAAGGCGGAGCGGGAGAAGGTGGAGATACAGGCGCAACTCTCTGGCGTGCAAAGGGTTGAAGATACGGTCGAGATCACTTCTGAAGACGGTGGACGATGA